One genomic region from Muriicola soli encodes:
- the rpsK gene encoding 30S ribosomal protein S11, producing MAKTGTKTTKKRKVIVESTGEAHITASFNNIIISLTNKKGDVISWASAGKMGFRGSKKNTPYAAQIAAEECAKTAHEAGLRKVKVYVKGPGNGRESAIRSLHNAGIEVTEIIDVTPMPHNGCRPPKRRRV from the coding sequence ATGGCAAAGACAGGTACAAAAACAACCAAAAAACGTAAGGTTATTGTTGAATCAACAGGCGAGGCTCATATCACTGCTTCCTTCAACAATATCATCATTTCCCTGACGAATAAGAAAGGGGATGTGATTTCATGGGCGTCGGCAGGAAAAATGGGATTCAGAGGTTCTAAAAAGAATACTCCCTACGCCGCACAGATTGCTGCAGAAGAATGCGCAAAGACAGCTCATGAGGCCGGGCTAAGGAAAGTAAAGGTTTACGTAAAAGGACCGGGAAATGGCCGCGAGTCTGCCATCCGTTCCCTGCACAATGCAGGAATAGAGGTTACAGAGATCATCGACGTAACACCTATGCCTCACAATGGCTGCAGACCGCCTAAACGAAGAAGAGTTTAA
- the rpsD gene encoding 30S ribosomal protein S4 codes for MARYTGPKSKIARKFGEAIFGDDKSFEKKNYPPGQHGNNRRRGKKSEYAIQLMEKQKAKYTYGILERQFRNLFARANRSKGVTGEVLLQLCEARLDNVVYRMGISTSRRGARQLVSHRHITVNGNVVNIPSYSLKPGDVVGVREKSKSLQTIEDSLSANSSVYEWITWNSEKKEGTFVAVPERLQIPENIKEQLIVELYSK; via the coding sequence ATGGCAAGATACACAGGACCAAAATCTAAGATCGCCCGGAAATTCGGAGAAGCGATTTTTGGCGACGACAAGTCGTTTGAAAAGAAAAATTACCCGCCGGGACAACACGGAAACAACAGACGCCGGGGAAAGAAATCAGAATACGCTATCCAGTTGATGGAGAAGCAGAAAGCCAAGTATACCTATGGTATTCTGGAAAGACAATTCCGTAACCTCTTTGCAAGGGCTAACCGTAGCAAAGGTGTAACCGGGGAAGTTTTACTTCAATTATGTGAAGCGAGGCTAGATAATGTAGTCTACAGAATGGGCATTTCAACTTCCAGGAGAGGCGCCAGACAATTGGTTTCTCACCGACACATTACCGTAAACGGAAATGTTGTGAATATTCCATCCTACTCGCTTAAACCGGGTGACGTAGTTGGCGTAAGAGAAAAATCAAAATCTTTACAGACCATTGAGGATTCCCTATCTGCAAATAGCAGCGTTTACGAATGGATTACATGGAATAGCGAAAAGAAGGAAGGAACCTTCGTAGCTGTGCCGGAACGACTGCAGATTCCTGAGAACATCAAAGAACAATTAATCGTTGAGTTATACTCTAAATAA